From Haliotis asinina isolate JCU_RB_2024 chromosome 8, JCU_Hal_asi_v2, whole genome shotgun sequence, a single genomic window includes:
- the LOC137293611 gene encoding N-alpha-acetyltransferase 80-like has translation MELFPLHSHKEWLQDCAQLLNSEWPRSIAARLYSLEKSCDDLPVSLVLVSESKVVGHSRLASVQGIKNTCLLESVVVPKDLRGKGLGRKLMDKTEEYAKSAGFKTIFLNTIDKEGFYRHLGYQPSGPVASLGANAHLIPDSLISKMMGVSMSNSPDTAKEVAVAELPPTDTSNPPPPPPPPPPPVPPPPPAPTDDDRHVIRLSRNSITWMRKDLL, from the exons ATGGAACTTTTTCCTCTACATTCTCACAAGGAATGGTTGCAAGACTGTGCTCAGCTTCTCAACTCCGAGTGGCCGAGAAGCATCGCTGCAAG ACTTTACAGCCTTGAGAAATCATGTGATGACTTGCCAGTTAGCTTGGTTCTTGTGTCAGAAAGCAAAGTGGTGGGTCACAGTCGATTGGCATCAGTCCAAGGAATCAAGAACACATGTTTATTAGAATCAG TTGTGGTTCCAAAAGATCTTCGTGGGAAAGGTTTAGGTCGGAAACTGATGGATAAGACAGAAGAGTATGCTAAGAG TGCAGgattcaaaacaatatttttgaaTACGATAGACAAAGAAGGATTTTACCGCCATCTTGGGTACCAGCCTTCTGGTCCAGTTGCAAGTCTAGGAGCTAATGCTCATCTCATACCGGATAGTCTG ATCTCTAAGATGATGGGTGTCAGCATGAGCAACTCACCAGACACAGCCAAGGAGGTTGCAGtggcagagttacctcccactGACACTAGTAACCCTCCGCCCCCACCACCTCCTCCACCACCTCCTGTGCCCCCACCCCCTCCTGCTCCAACAGATGATGACAGGCACGTCATCAGACTGAGCCGCAACTCCATCACATGGATGAGAAAGGATCTCCTGTAG